The Xiphophorus maculatus strain JP 163 A chromosome 7, X_maculatus-5.0-male, whole genome shotgun sequence region CTTGCTATATAAGATGCCAGTTCGTGACTGTATCCTGAGTGAACACCAGCTCCTTGGAGATTTATTACAAGGTACGCATCATGCTGGTCAACACACTTTATAGGTTCTTTCTAAATTATCAATAGCATAAATTAAATTACTACTGTTGGATATTTTATACAGTGTGattgtttaaaaatcattatCCTTTGACCTAAACAATTATTAGGTAGAAAATAAAGTGTTCATAACATTCTTTCTGTGATGTTTGAAAGGAACAAGCTTAATGGTTACACTCTAAATACCTGTAATGTGGCAGTCTTTTCTAAACAGTACAATGAAAGTTAGTTGGCACTAATCGTCACACAACCAAAATGGAATGGAATAAGtagatttaatttataaatatcatTAGAAAATGGAAGAACATACATTCTTCTGCTTTTAAGTGGTGTAGCTTTTAAgtagtgtcattttataacaGTAACTAGTGCAAAATCAGCCTTTTATTTATCAGTCTGTTAAGTTCTACTGGGAAAACAATTTGCAAGGTGGAGAAAAGCTTTGAAGCTTTACAGCCAGACCAGTAAATATTTATAGCTATGATTGCTGCAGGATAATGACAAAAACTGATTAGATAATACTTGAGGTGAAAGTCTTATTGCTAAACTTGAACAGGTTATTCTTAAAGGACTCCATAATTAAGCcatatgtcaaaaatatttctgtcctTTTGTTTCTCCTGTATTGTGGCAGTTTTATGGAGAAATAGTTTGAATATTATGGGATGCGACATGAAGAATGTATTAGATGGGCTGGACATGCATGATTCTCCAGTCAGGTAatacaatgttttaaagatttatatGATATAACCTTTTCCCTTATAATTGTAACAGTTTCCAATCCTTTCCCCAAATCGTCTTATTTCCAAAAATTTCATCAGCAGGACCGAAGTCAGGAAGAGTTATGAAAACATCTTTCAGAAATTTGGAGACCAAGCCAGCGATGATGATCTGTTCCTCACTAAAGGATTTCTCCCGGGTTTCCAATGGGCTACGTCGTCAGAATCTTTCAAGGTTGAAGGTGGCTGGTTGGAAGGGGGAAAAGGAGAGACTATTTGGGATCAATTTGGTCATGAAGGTCAAGCTTTTGCAAATCACACTGCTGATCTTGCTTGCGACAGTTATAACAAAGTTGATATAGATGTCTACCTTCTGCAAAGTCTTGGAGTCAACACCTACCAGTTCTCCATTTCCTGGGCCCGTATATTCCCCTCAGGTCACAAAGACAGCCTGTCAGAAGAAGGAGCTCTCTACTATGACAATCTGATCGATGCTCTTATTGAATCTGGCATACAGCCTGTTGCCACTCTCTACCATTGGGATTTGCCTCAGGCTCTCCAAGACGATGGTGGATGGACCAACCCTTCCATTGTTGCAGCTTACAAGGACTATGCAGCCTTCTGCTTCCATAGATATGGAAACAGGGTCAAGAGCTGGAACACATTCAGTAGTCCCTGGGTGGTGAGCCATGCTGGATATGGCACAGGTGTGCATGCTCCGGGAATAAAAGACTACGTGACTGCTTCTTACCAGGTaaacatacaaacattttaaactatgCTCAAAATTAGTTGTAGCTCTTTCccttcatattttattcttattattgcAGGTCACTCATAATATAGTGAAATCCCATGCTGAAGCCTGGCATGTCTACAATGACAATTACAGGACGACACAGGGAGGGAAAGTGGGCATTGCATTAAACTCTGACTGGGCAGAGCCTGCTGATGTTGACAAACCTGAAGATAAGGAAGCTGCAGAGCGCTACCTTCAGTTTATGCTAGGCTGGTTTGCCCATCCAATCTTCATAGATGGGGATTATCCAGAAGTTCTCAAAACTcagatagaaaagaaaagaaatgagtgTCCCTCATCTGCGCCAGCAGTACTTCCAACTTTCACTGATGAAGAGAAGTCGAGGATCAAGGGAACTTCTGacttttttggtttaaatcatTATACCTCCCGTTTAGTTAGCAGCAGTGTAGGTGGGTGCACCCCTGGTCCTGAAGGAGTTGGAGACTTCCAGGCAAAAGTGGACCCCTCATGGCCTGCTACAGCATCAGACTGGATCTACTCCATGCCCACAGGACTACGGTCACTTCTGaactacattaaaacaaaatatctagCCATTAACAATTTGCCCATTTACATAACTGGGAATGGCATGCCAACAGATGATATCTTCAATGACACTAGCAGAATAGAGTACATGGGAGGTTACATCAGTGAGGCCCTAAAAGGTTTGTTCCTATCTTTTCTTTAATATGTGGCATCTGTTTAGGTGAAAGAAACCAGCCATAAATTTTctatgttgttttctgttttcttttacagccATTGAACTCGATAAAGTGGATGTGCAGCGATTCACAGTGCAATCACTTATGGATGGATTTGAGGGAAACAAAGGGTACAGTGAAAGATTTGGACTACATCATGTTAATTTTGTAGATAGCTACAGACCAAGAACACCAAAACAATCAGCATATTTCTTTGCTCAGATCATTGAgcaaaatggttttgttttacataaacaaGATCATTTTGAAGGTGTGAAAATATCACCACCTCGCCGTTCCACTCCACTGCCACCTTCAGAGGTCCCATCAGCGTCAAAGTCTGTCTGGGAAAAATTTAcgccacagaaaaagtttgacaGACAAATGTATCACTATGGTAATTTCTCACAAGACTTCTTATGGGGCGTCTCATCTTCAGCTTACCAGATTGAGGGTGGATGGAATGCAGATGGAAAAGGGCCCAGTGTATGGGATACATTCACTCAGAAGCCAGGTAGTGGTATTCCTGCAGATGCAGATGGCAATGAAGCCTGTGACAGTTACAATAGACTCGATGAAGACCTTTACATGCTGCAAGCACTGAAGGTGAAGACCTACAGATTTTCTCTGTCGTGGTCCAGAATCTTTCCCAATGGTAGGCGTGAATCCCTGAACCAAAAGGGTGTCGATTATTACAACAGGCTTATTAATGGCCTCTTGGCCAGAAAAATCACCCCAATGGTCACAATCTATCACTGGGACCTCCCACAAGCTCTACAAGACATTGGTGGCTGGCAAAATGTGGAgatgattaacatttttaatgattattgtGACTTCTGCTTTGCCACTTTTGGTGACAGAGTAAAATTCTGGATGACCATGAATGACCCTCAAGGACTTGCATGGCTAGGATATGGAACTGGACAAATCCCTCCAAACATCAAGGAGCCAGGAACAGCACCATACCAAGTTGCACATAACTTGATAAAAGCTCACGCTACAGCATACCACACATATGATAACAAATACCGTGCTTCTCAAAGAGGTATGGTTTCCATTGCCCTTAATGCTGAATGGGTTGAACCTAAAGACATCAATGTCCCTCGTGATCTTGTTGCTGCTGACCGTGCAATGCAGTTCAACCTGGGTTGGTTTGCCCACCCAATCTTCAAGAATGGGGACTATCCAGAGGCCATGAAAGCCCAAGTTTTAGTTAAAAGTGAACTCCAAGGTCTTTCACAGTCAAGACTCCCTTCTTtcacagaggaggaaaagaacTCAATCAAAGGAACTGCTGACATGTTTTGTGTGAATCACTACACCACCAGGATAGTAACCCATATCACAGGTCTGCTGTCTCCACATTCCTATCAAAATGACTGGGACTTCACAGAGGAACAAGAAAGTGATTCACCAGCTACAGCCATCAAAAACCAGAGAGCTGTATCATGGGGCCTACGAAGACTCCTGAATTGGATCATGGAAGAGTATGGAGACCCTGAAATTTACATAACTGATAATGGTGGAGCTACAACAGCAAAAACTACTTGGGATGACATTGACCGAGTGTTTTTTTACAAGACTTACATAAATGAAGCTCTTAAAGGTACCTTATTATAATCAAATgctttttataacattttgaaGCTGTCATACTGTACTTGGTTCTAGACTTgatcatttatttgtatttgtgtttctcATAATTACAGCCTATGAACTAGATGGAGTAATGCTAAAAGGCTACACAGCAAGATCTCTCATGGACTCCTTTGAGTGGTTAAATGGCTATACAGTTGGCTATGGATTCTACCATGTCGACTTCACTGACCCAAACAAACCAAGAACACCCAAGTTGTCAGCGCATTTTTACTTCCAACTCATGAAAGACAATGGTTTCCCCATAACAGAAGATGAGAAGATGCTGTATGGAGAGTTCCCTCAGGGTTTCCTTTGGAGTAGTGCCACGGCAGCTTACCAGGTAAGATGAGAGAAACCCAAATTTATTTgtcttgaaattattttttccctttgtttaTTGTTCTTTCTTTACTATTTTTAGATTGAGGGTGGATGGAGAGCTGATGGAAAAAGTCTCAGCATCTGGGATAAATTTGCTCACACGCCACTCAAAATTTTTAACAGTGACAATGGCGACATCGCTTGTGACAGTTACAATAAAATAGATGAAGACATTGCAATATTGAAGCAACTTGGGGTTAACCATTATCGTTTCTCTATATCCTGGACGCGGGTACTTCCTGATGGCACAACAAATCACATCAACGAGGTTGGATTTCGCTACTATGACAGACTGGTGAATGCGCTGCTTGCTGCAAACATCCAGCCTCATGTAAGTTTAGCTTATCTTTGCTCCCCAAAATAGAGTTTAcaacaaaaatgtccaaatactcaaaagtgtttatttcttttctttcagataACTTTGTACCACTGGGATCTTCCACAAGCTCTGCAGAATGTGGGAGGTTGGGAGAATGACACTATTGTTCAAAGATTCAGGGATTATGCTGACGTTATGTTCAGCCGTCTTGGAGACAGAGTGAAACTTTGGGTCACCATTAATGAGCCATATAACGTAGCAATGATTGGACATGGATACGGAGTAGCTGCCCCAGGTATGCTTTAATTGCAATGagccctaaataaaatatattttgtggtGGTAAGGAGTCAAGAAATGTGATTTAGACAAAAACGCCAAAGAGAGGAAGACTAACTGCATCTAACCCAGAGTGTGTTTTCAGGTATTAGTTTCCGTCCCGGTACTCTTCCCTACATTGTTGCTCATAACCTTATCAAAGCTCATGCTGAAGCATGGCACCTTTACAATGACAAATATCGGGGTAGACAGAATGGAAAAGTCTCTATCACTATCAACTCTGACTGGTCAGAGCCCAGAAACCCCTATAAGCAAGAGGACATTGACGCAGCAAGACGTATAATGCAGGTAAACCAAGTCCTGTCacattcttcacaaaatattattgttcttctgttttgagACACTGATGATTTGTGCCTCTTTGTGCAGTTCTACATTGGGTGGTTTGCCCATCCCATATTTAATGGTGACTATAGTGAAATGATGAAGACAATCATTCGGGAACGCAGTCTTGCAGCTGGATTGACTAAATCACGgtaccacaaaaaaacaaagaaaacctgcTGTTATCAGCTCTGCTAGATACATTCTTTCTTTAACACTTGTAGCGTATGTCTGACCAcatacctttttttattttctgcaaccTGTGATTTTCAAAAGCTGGCTTGTGTTTTATGTTCCACTGGATTCCcttttcaaatttgatttaaattgaaGCAAAAACTTTAGAGAACcaattttccaaataaattaaattccaTTTTATATTCTCCAGGCTACCTGAATTTACCCCAGAGGAAATAAAGAGAATTAAGGGGACCCATGATTATTTTGGATTCAACCATTACACCACTGTCCTGGCATTCCCTGTCGATTATGGAAATCTTCAGCATTATGATGCAGATAGGTGAATAAGAACTTACACAGAGCAATTGAGAACGtgtatttaatatgttttaaaatataaacaaacacatgaactCTGGACTATCCATAGGGGTGCAGGGACATATGTTGATCGTACCTGGCTagattctggttctggctgGCTGAAGGTCACACCATTTGGGTTGCGCAGAATATTGAACTTTATTAAGGAGGAATATGGAAATCCTACAATTATTATCACTGAGAATGGGGTCTCAGAACGTGGGCCCACTGATCTTAAAGATTCCCACAGGAGTTActattatgaaaaatatattaaccAAGTGCTGAAAggtatttaaagaaattaattgaACATACTATATTTTATATGatggacaaaaataagaaaaatgaattatttctaTCATGATAAGATTAATTATGTTCTTCCAGCTTACCGGCTTGATAATGTGGATGTCCGTGGCTACACAGCATGGTCACTCATGGACAACCTGGAGTGGGCCACTGGCTTCTCAGAGAGATTTGGACTTTTTTATGTAAATCGCTCTGACCCCAATGTGCCTCGAGTGGCCAAGGAATCTGTGTCTTTCTTCTCCACCATCATCAACTGCAATGGGTTTCCCGACCCTGCATCAGGACCTCACGATTGTTTGAAGCCTAAACCTGAAGGTAATTGTAGAAGATtataaacattttggaaataaagaAGCGTTTTTTTATAACCGTGTGAAAAAATAGTTTCAATTTTAcctaaaacttatttttttcagcaacaagtgcTCCAGAAAATGACAATTCAGTGAACTTTCTGGGTCTGAGGCTCTCCCCTGAAGAAGCTGAAACCGGACTCAACACTACATTTGCTCTGCTGCTTGTGGCAGCAACTGGAGCCATTTGTTTGTCCATCGGTTGCTTTTTCACTAAAAGAcgttcaaaataaaatgagaaagttgAAATTGT contains the following coding sequences:
- the lct gene encoding lactase-phlorizin hydrolase isoform X1, which produces MNRLLWVVCLYFLCVIVWSSQVNGEDHFMLLAGPLTEKDHRTSSSDENVFDCSHPIPAASKQYFKYLQTKGVTHFKVPLSWAKLLPTGLTSKPQQDVARCYQTLLKNLQEEGLQPLVILHGSTVPGSFRFRYGGWESQQLLDMFQQYAEFALREFGHLANSWVTFSDLDEILHEGPAVGGHRLLQNILQLNKNIHEFYHQNFPYEGRRLSFGLNAKHLDQLSNLKAFTIMDFLSVNLEYNCASSKSFAQELRSLQTSAGNLPILLYKMPVRDCILSEHQLLGDLLQVLWRNSLNIMGCDMKNVLDGLDMHDSPVSRTEVRKSYENIFQKFGDQASDDDLFLTKGFLPGFQWATSSESFKVEGGWLEGGKGETIWDQFGHEGQAFANHTADLACDSYNKVDIDVYLLQSLGVNTYQFSISWARIFPSGHKDSLSEEGALYYDNLIDALIESGIQPVATLYHWDLPQALQDDGGWTNPSIVAAYKDYAAFCFHRYGNRVKSWNTFSSPWVVSHAGYGTGVHAPGIKDYVTASYQVTHNIVKSHAEAWHVYNDNYRTTQGGKVGIALNSDWAEPADVDKPEDKEAAERYLQFMLGWFAHPIFIDGDYPEVLKTQIEKKRNECPSSAPAVLPTFTDEEKSRIKGTSDFFGLNHYTSRLVSSSVGGCTPGPEGVGDFQAKVDPSWPATASDWIYSMPTGLRSLLNYIKTKYLAINNLPIYITGNGMPTDDIFNDTSRIEYMGGYISEALKAIELDKVDVQRFTVQSLMDGFEGNKGYSERFGLHHVNFVDSYRPRTPKQSAYFFAQIIEQNGFVLHKQDHFEGVKISPPRRSTPLPPSEVPSASKSVWEKFTPQKKFDRQMYHYGNFSQDFLWGVSSSAYQIEGGWNADGKGPSVWDTFTQKPGSGIPADADGNEACDSYNRLDEDLYMLQALKVKTYRFSLSWSRIFPNGRRESLNQKGVDYYNRLINGLLARKITPMVTIYHWDLPQALQDIGGWQNVEMINIFNDYCDFCFATFGDRVKFWMTMNDPQGLAWLGYGTGQIPPNIKEPGTAPYQVAHNLIKAHATAYHTYDNKYRASQRGMVSIALNAEWVEPKDINVPRDLVAADRAMQFNLGWFAHPIFKNGDYPEAMKAQVLVKSELQGLSQSRLPSFTEEEKNSIKGTADMFCVNHYTTRIVTHITGLLSPHSYQNDWDFTEEQESDSPATAIKNQRAVSWGLRRLLNWIMEEYGDPEIYITDNGGATTAKTTWDDIDRVFFYKTYINEALKAYELDGVMLKGYTARSLMDSFEWLNGYTVGYGFYHVDFTDPNKPRTPKLSAHFYFQLMKDNGFPITEDEKMLYGEFPQGFLWSSATAAYQIEGGWRADGKSLSIWDKFAHTPLKIFNSDNGDIACDSYNKIDEDIAILKQLGVNHYRFSISWTRVLPDGTTNHINEVGFRYYDRLVNALLAANIQPHITLYHWDLPQALQNVGGWENDTIVQRFRDYADVMFSRLGDRVKLWVTINEPYNVAMIGHGYGVAAPGISFRPGTLPYIVAHNLIKAHAEAWHLYNDKYRGRQNGKVSITINSDWSEPRNPYKQEDIDAARRIMQFYIGWFAHPIFNGDYSEMMKTIIRERSLAAGLTKSRLPEFTPEEIKRIKGTHDYFGFNHYTTVLAFPVDYGNLQHYDADRGAGTYVDRTWLDSGSGWLKVTPFGLRRILNFIKEEYGNPTIIITENGVSERGPTDLKDSHRSYYYEKYINQVLKAYRLDNVDVRGYTAWSLMDNLEWATGFSERFGLFYVNRSDPNVPRVAKESVSFFSTIINCNGFPDPASGPHDCLKPKPEATSAPENDNSVNFLGLRLSPEEAETGLNTTFALLLVAATGAICLSIGCFFTKRRSK
- the lct gene encoding lactase-phlorizin hydrolase isoform X2, whose translation is MNRLLWVVCLYFLCVIVWSSQVNGEDHFMLLAGPLTEKDHRTSSSDENVFDCSHPIPAASKQYFKYLQTKGVTHFKVPLSWAKLLPTGLTSKPQQDVARCYQTLLKNLQEEGLQPLVILHGSTVPGSFRFRYGGWESQQLLDMFQQYAEFALREFGHLANSWVTFSDLDEILHEGPAVGGHRLLQNILQLNKNIHEFYHQNFPYEGRRLSFGLNAKHLDQLSNLKAFTIMDFLSVNLEYNCASSKSFAQELRSLQTSAGNLPILLYKMPVRDCILSEHQLLGDLLQVLWRNSLNIMGCDMKNVLDGLDMHDSPVRTEVRKSYENIFQKFGDQASDDDLFLTKGFLPGFQWATSSESFKVEGGWLEGGKGETIWDQFGHEGQAFANHTADLACDSYNKVDIDVYLLQSLGVNTYQFSISWARIFPSGHKDSLSEEGALYYDNLIDALIESGIQPVATLYHWDLPQALQDDGGWTNPSIVAAYKDYAAFCFHRYGNRVKSWNTFSSPWVVSHAGYGTGVHAPGIKDYVTASYQVTHNIVKSHAEAWHVYNDNYRTTQGGKVGIALNSDWAEPADVDKPEDKEAAERYLQFMLGWFAHPIFIDGDYPEVLKTQIEKKRNECPSSAPAVLPTFTDEEKSRIKGTSDFFGLNHYTSRLVSSSVGGCTPGPEGVGDFQAKVDPSWPATASDWIYSMPTGLRSLLNYIKTKYLAINNLPIYITGNGMPTDDIFNDTSRIEYMGGYISEALKAIELDKVDVQRFTVQSLMDGFEGNKGYSERFGLHHVNFVDSYRPRTPKQSAYFFAQIIEQNGFVLHKQDHFEGVKISPPRRSTPLPPSEVPSASKSVWEKFTPQKKFDRQMYHYGNFSQDFLWGVSSSAYQIEGGWNADGKGPSVWDTFTQKPGSGIPADADGNEACDSYNRLDEDLYMLQALKVKTYRFSLSWSRIFPNGRRESLNQKGVDYYNRLINGLLARKITPMVTIYHWDLPQALQDIGGWQNVEMINIFNDYCDFCFATFGDRVKFWMTMNDPQGLAWLGYGTGQIPPNIKEPGTAPYQVAHNLIKAHATAYHTYDNKYRASQRGMVSIALNAEWVEPKDINVPRDLVAADRAMQFNLGWFAHPIFKNGDYPEAMKAQVLVKSELQGLSQSRLPSFTEEEKNSIKGTADMFCVNHYTTRIVTHITGLLSPHSYQNDWDFTEEQESDSPATAIKNQRAVSWGLRRLLNWIMEEYGDPEIYITDNGGATTAKTTWDDIDRVFFYKTYINEALKAYELDGVMLKGYTARSLMDSFEWLNGYTVGYGFYHVDFTDPNKPRTPKLSAHFYFQLMKDNGFPITEDEKMLYGEFPQGFLWSSATAAYQIEGGWRADGKSLSIWDKFAHTPLKIFNSDNGDIACDSYNKIDEDIAILKQLGVNHYRFSISWTRVLPDGTTNHINEVGFRYYDRLVNALLAANIQPHITLYHWDLPQALQNVGGWENDTIVQRFRDYADVMFSRLGDRVKLWVTINEPYNVAMIGHGYGVAAPGISFRPGTLPYIVAHNLIKAHAEAWHLYNDKYRGRQNGKVSITINSDWSEPRNPYKQEDIDAARRIMQFYIGWFAHPIFNGDYSEMMKTIIRERSLAAGLTKSRLPEFTPEEIKRIKGTHDYFGFNHYTTVLAFPVDYGNLQHYDADRGAGTYVDRTWLDSGSGWLKVTPFGLRRILNFIKEEYGNPTIIITENGVSERGPTDLKDSHRSYYYEKYINQVLKAYRLDNVDVRGYTAWSLMDNLEWATGFSERFGLFYVNRSDPNVPRVAKESVSFFSTIINCNGFPDPASGPHDCLKPKPEATSAPENDNSVNFLGLRLSPEEAETGLNTTFALLLVAATGAICLSIGCFFTKRRSK